The genome window TTGGACGCGAGTTTTCTCGCTTCTTCCCAAGCGGGAATCGTTTCCTTTTCGTATTTTCGATAGAGATCCGTGTTGCCCATTTGGAATAAACGGAAGATGATCGCGTCTTCTTTTCCGTTCTGACAAATCCCGTACCAAATATCTTCTTCCCGTTCGGTGATTCGGTTGGCTCGGATTCCCGCAAGTTTGGAACCGTCGATACAACCCGTGGCTTCGAATAAATCCTTCATCGCTTGCGGAGAAGTCGCTAAAATTCTTCTCGCCCTGTTTTCAAACGTTGCGATCTCGTCTTCAGGCAAAGAATCCTCCGGATTCGGAAGATCCTGTAAACCCGATAACACCCGGAGTTTGATGTTGGATTCCAAAACCCATTCGGGTAAATTGAGGGATTTTAAAAACAGATCTTCTTTCGGAAACCATCTGCGATAAACCGAACAGTCGACCAGAGTGAGAATCAAACTAAGAATGAATGCAAAACGCAGATAAGGGGAGAAAAACGATCCTGAGAGGACTTTTTGATTTGCCACAATAGGTAACATGTGATTTCTCAACAATAGAATCAATCAGGAATCTATGATCCAAGAACTGAAAGCAGACCTCAACGGAAAGGGACAAAAACATTGCGTGATCGTCTCCCGCTTTAACGAATTTATCACCGAAAGCCTTTTGAAAGGGGCTCTCGAATCCTTCCGTATGCACGGAGTCAAGGAAGAAGACGTGACCGTGGTTCGTGTTCCCGGCGCGTATGAAATGCCGGTGGTAGTCGCCAAGGCTGCCGCTTCCAAAAAATACGATTCCATCATTTGTTTGGGCGCCGTGATCCGAGGCGCGACCGCTCATTTCGATTTTGTCGCGGGCGAATCCGCAAAGATCGGATCGATCGGAGTTCAACATTCCATTCCCGTCGTGTTCGGAGTTTTAACCACGGATACGATCGAACAAGCGATCGAAAGAGCGGGAACCAAGGCGGGGAACAAGGGCGCAGAAGCCGCCGCGACCGCCGTGGAAATGGTGAACCTGCTTTCCCTCCTTTAAATGTCAGCCAGACGCACATCCAGAGAGATCGCCGTCATGGCGCTTTACCAATTGGAACTAACCGGGCCTCCGCTCAAAGAGGTTCTCAAGTTCAAATGGTATGATAAAAAAACGGAACAAGAAGAAAGGGATTTCGCCGTTTCGATCGTAAATGGGGTTGTGAAAAATCAGGAACAGATCGATACTCTGATCAAGAAGTACTCCAAAAATTGGGACTTTTCCAGAATCAGCGTCGTGAACAAAGCGATTCTACGTTTGTCCGTGTACGCGTTGTTGCATACCTGGGAAGTTCCGAAGAACGTTACGATCGACGAGGCTGTCGAGCTTACGAAGGAATTCGAAAGCGAAGAATCTGCCCGTTTCGTAAACGGAGTCTTAGACGCGATTCTCAAAAACGAAATCAAATCCGATGGATAAAGAAATCCGAAAAAACAGGCTGTTCTTGGAGGGAATAGAGGAGAAGGAACTCTATTTCCCGGAAGACAGAGAACCTGTTCGGATCCGCAGATCGTATAATAAACTTCTAATATTCTGGATTTTGATGGGAGTTCTCGTGTTGGGAGGACTCGGTTTTGCCGTTTACTATCAATTCTTCCGCGCTAAATCCCCCGAATCCGAATTTGCAGGCGCGTTCAATAAGGACCTCGTTCAGAATAAATCGGACATCAACCGTCTTTTGGAAAGACCGTATCTTCCGGACGGAAACGCGAACCCGCAATTGACAAAGTGCATCAATCTTTATAAGGAACGATTCACAAGACAAGCGTTCGACTATTGCAACGAGTTTTTGGATTCCACCGGAACGCAGGAGGAGAAGTCGATCGCATTGACGGTGTTAGGCGTCATTCACGACGAAAGCGGGCGTTATCCGCAGGCGATCGAGCGGCTTCAAAAAGCGGTCCAATACGATCCTAAGAATTTTTACGCATACTACAACCTGACCCTCGCTTACAAACACGCCGGAAGATTTGCGGACGCGAGAATGGCCGCGCTCAAAGCGAAAGAAATCGCTCCGAACGATCCGAGGGTTTCTCTTCTTGCGGGGAACTTGTTCAACGAGTTGAACGATCCCGATGCTGCGATCGACGCGTATAAGGAAGGTTTGTCCGCCGCGCCCGAAGACATGTATCTGACTTACAATCTCGCGGTCAGTTATTTTAAAAAAGGGGAGATTCCGCAAGCCGAGGAGGAATTTAAGAAAGTCGTATTAAAATCACCTTCGGGAAGACTCGCGGCCTTATCACATTCTTATCTGGGAAACATCGCGTATAACAAACAGGATTATCGAGCCGCGGAATATCATTTCCGTCAGGCGAGCAATCTTTCTCCGAACGAAGCGAAGTATCTCTATAACCTTGCGGTCGTTCTGCAAAAAAACGGAAACAAGGAAGAGGCGCTGAAATATCTCGAACTTGCGAGAGACGCGGGCGCGAACGATCCGGAGATTTATCGACTGATCGCGGAAGGATTCTCCAATTTGAATCAGGGAGAGATGTCCATTTCCGCGCTTCAGAAAAGTTTAAAATACAATCCGACCGATATCGATTCCCTTTTTCAACTCGCGGAAGCGTATTACAACAAAGGCGATCTTTTATCCGCGGAAGAAACGTATCGAAGAATCGTTTCCTCGACTCCGGGTGATAGTTTTACCGAAACGGCGCTCATCAACTTAGGAGTCGTGTTGGATCAGATGGAACGGTATTCCGAAGCGATCAGCGCGCTGAATCGAGTCGTCGAACTCAATCCGAAAAACGCGAAAGCCTATCATACATTAGGACTTGTTTATAAACATTCCGGGAACGGAACTCTTGCGATCGAAAACTGGAGAAAGTCGACTGCGATCGAACCCGAAAACGTGCAGAGCCGCGAAGCCCTCGGCGATTATCTTCTCGAGAATAAATTCTTCCGCGAGGCGGTGGAGGAATATACGGGGGTCGTGAAACACAAGAACGACGCCTACAAGGTATATCTCAAGATGGCCGAAGCCTACATGGGAATGCAGGACGATTCCAACGCGGAAAAGATTCTTTTGAAAGTGCTGAACACTTCGAGAGACGGGGCCGATCTGAAGAACGCCCACAAAAAACTCGCTTTGTTATACAACAAATCCAAGGATCCCGATTTGAAAAACCGCGCCAAGGACGAAGCCTTCCGTTCGGCGCACATGGACCCGAACGACATGGAAGGCCGTTTGGTGCTTGCAAAAATTCTAATAGACTCCAATTCGATTTTGGATCGCGAAAAGGCGATCGACGAATTGACGGCGATCGTGCGTTCGGACGTAAGACCGAAAACCGCAGCGACGGCGTACAACTATCTCGGAATCTGTTATTATAAAAACGGGGAATTTAAACGTGCGGTTCGCGCGTTTCAAAGCTCGATCGACTTGGATCCTTCGTTGTCCGAGGCTTACGAAAACAAACGGGCCGCATCCGCCGCTCTGGAAGAATCCACACGCAGAGAGGGATTCTTCTGAAACTTTTTTCCGTAAGCGTTTTACTCGTATTTTTTCTCCTTTTCCCGATTTCCGCGGCCGAAACTCCCAAAGACGAATTTAAGGAAAAAGTTTTAAACGCATCCAAGTCGCAAGCACAGGCGATCGGAGAGATTCGGGTAAAAAATCGAAACGATCTCGTTAAAGAATTACCCGCAATCTTTCAAAACGAGGATGAAAAGGTTCAACTCGCGATTCTTCGATTGTTCGGAGAATACGAGGATCTTGATGCGATCGCGCCGAACTGGACCGCGGCGCTCGACACCGTCTTTCAGAAGTCTACGAACGATAACCTGAAAAAGGAAATTCTTCTTTTAGCGGAAAAGAAAAAAGAGAAACGGCTGATTTATTCGGTGATCGCCGCGTTCAGCGATCCGTCCACGCAAGTTCGAATGTTGAGTTATCGTCTGATGCATCTTCTTAAGGACGATCGGGCGCTTCCGATTCTTTTGGACATGTCCCTTTCCAAAGATCCGGTTCAGAGGATGTATTTTTTGGAAGCTTCTTTGATCATCAAGGACGAACGGATTCAAAATCAGATTCATAAACTCGCAAACGACGAAAGCCCCGGCGTTCGTAAAAAATATCTGATCGCGATCAACCGACTCGGGATGACAGAAAAATTCTCCCAGTTTCAAAAATCCGCGACGAGCGATCCCGACGACGACGTAAGGCTGGTCGCGCTGGAAATTCTCAAAAATAAAAAAAACCGCCAGAATATTTCCTTATTTTACAAGGGCCTTACCGATCCCAATCCCGATATACGAAGAATTTCTCTCGAAGCCTTGTTGATCTTTCAGGACAAACAGGGTGCGAAAGCGATCTCCGAACAGCTCGCCAAAGAAGACACGCTTTTTCTCAAAGCGAGAATGATCGATCTTCTTTTGGATCTCGGAAGCAACGGAGGAGGTCAGGGGATTCTTGCGGTTTTGACGAACGGCGAAGAAACCGAACTGAGAACGAAGGCCGCGTTTGCGGTCGGAAAGCTCGGAGCGAATACGAGCGCGGTCGAGCTCACCAAAATTCTTTCCGATGAAAAGGAGAATATGGTCAAATGGCAGTTGATTCATTCCTTGGGCGAACTGAAGGATAAGAACGCCGTGCCTGCGTTACTCGTGCTTGCCCGTAATTCCCGTGAAAAGTTGAACCTGAGAATCGAAGCCGTCATCACGATTCGGATGATCAACGATCCGGACAGCCTTCCTTCCATCTTTGAAGCTTACGTTTCCGAAAACGATAAAACTCTGCGCAACGAATTGGAAAATACGATGCGAGAGATTTTGAATCTGAAGTTTCCTCCGAAACTTCCATAAGAATATTCGAATATTTTAATGGGCGAGTTCCCGCCAACGCGGGAAACGCGCTGCTACGGGTTCGCTGCTCGCTCATCTCTTCGCGTTTTCCGGTTTTAGGGAAAACGAATTTTTGAAAGAATGGCGAAGAGACAAGCCCTTCGCATCGCTCTCGCGGAGGATCGCCGAACACGTCCGCTATTTTTCGCATTTCACGATTGTTCCGAAAAAAAATATCCGCGTCTTCCCGTGGGAATTCCCGCGAACTCAAATCTATTTCTCCGTGGGAACTGCTCATTCCAGCCTCTTGTAATACCCGATCGAAACGTTCACAAAAAGGCCTTGATCGTGTGCTTTGTGCAGACCTAAAGCCCCGTATTGATTTTCAAAGGCGACTCGATCGGGCGAATCCGTCCAAGCGTTCGGCCAGAAACGAATCGAAGGCTCGATCATAAGACCGTCCTTACCTCCGAAAGGAAAGAATCGATAATAAACGCCGAGTCCTGCGGATCGAGTCCGATAACGATGTGTGGAGCCGGGTAGGACGTATTTGGCGCCGTATAAGAATTCGGCTTCGATCGCTTTGCGAACGGTTAGATCCGTAAAATACTCGTTTTGAGAAAGAGGGGGAACCCAATTCTCCGCGCCGTTCCCGGCGATCGGAAGATCGGAACGGATTCCAAGAGCTTGCGAAAGATACAATTCATCGGGAGAAGTTCCCGATTGAACGCGGTAAAAATGTTCCTTGAATTCGAGACGAATATCGAAGTTGGGAGTGATGAGATAACCGATTCCAACGCCCGTGGTATAAGGCAGATGAATCTTGAGATCCTGTTTTCTTTCGGTTTCGTTTAAACCGGCGCCGCCCATTCGATCCAAATGAAGATCGGAACCGTGAGAATATTCGAACACGAAATTTTTACCGTAGTAAGTTCCGGCCAAATTCCAACCGCCCAAAAGCGGCTGTGACAAACCTCCTTGCACGGAAAATCCTTCCGCAAACAAAAGGGCGGGAATCAAAAGAAGAAGAGAGATCCAGGTTTTGATTAAGATTCTTGACATGACGTTCCTCCGAACGAGTCTACAATACCGCGGATTCAAGGTCTCGTCGCCCCGCCCCATGGGGAGGAACCCGTTTTTCAGGAGAATTCTTTGATCGGTTTAAATTTAGGAGCCTTTGCGATCATGGGCGGATTGATTCAGTCCGTATTGCTTGCGTTCTTTTTCTTCCGCTCCGGTAGGTTCGGGGGAAGGGCCTTGCTTTTGGGTTGGGCGTTTCTGCTATTGTCCGTTCTATTTTCTCTGGGGCTTGCGTTTCAAACCGGATTCGTATTGGAGTTCCCGCATTTGTCCCGCGTAGGACATCCGCTGAGCGCGCTCGTGGCTCCTTTGTTCGCCTTGGCTCTCCAGAAATACTTCGGATATCCGAAAGAAAGAAGAATCTGGATTCTATTCTTCTTCGCGGTTCCCGCTTTGATTCTTCTTTATTCGATTCCGCATTACGCGATGGGTTGGGACGAAAAACTGAAATACGTTCTGGAAGATCGGGTCTCTCCTCACTTGGAATGTGTAGTCATCGGAGCCGTAACCTTGTGTTTCAATTTAGCCGTTTTTTTAAGGATCTACTATCGCCTGGGAGTGTTAGGCGAAGAATTTTCCGGTTCTTCGTTTCGGGAACTGCGCGTTTTCGGAAGATTCGTCTCGATTTGTATTCTGCTTTTGGCGGTCTCGGTTTGTTTGTTTTTTATTTTTCCGGGACTCAGCTCCGAAACGGTCAGCACTGCGGCCTTGTCGATTTGGGTGATCGTCTTCGCTTGGTTTCGGGTTTACTCCGAAAACGCAGCGGAACGTTCGGAGGATAAGGAAGGCGCGAAATACAAAAAGGCGTATCTAAGCGAAGAATCGGTAGAAAATCATGGAAAAAGAATATTCCAAATATTGAATGAACAAAAGCCTTTTTTAGATTCGGATTTCGATCTGGGAAGTCTCTCCGCGTCGCTTGGAATTTCCGTTCATGCGGCTTCTCAGGTGATCGGAAGGTATTTCGGAAAAGGATTTTTAGAACTCTGCCGTGAGTTCAAGGTCGCGGAGGCCGAAAAACTTCTCCAAACAACGGACTTGCCCGTTTTGCGCGTCGGTTTCGACGCGGGGTTCAATTCTAAAACGGCATTTCTCCGAGCGTTTAAGGAAGAGAAAGGGATGACACCGAGCGAGTTCCGGGAAAAACAAAAGTCCGTTTGAAATCCTCTGGGATTATGATTTGCGGGTTGTCGCTGATTCCTTTTTTCTAAGTGAGGATTCCACACCTTTCAGAGACGGATCGGATCGAAAAAATCATTGCAAGAGGGGCTTTTCGGAGAATTGTATATAACATGTTCCCTTTTGGTTTGATATGAAACTAAAAAGGATCGAAAGAAGAATTAGAAAAGGATACGTTCATGTCCGAGGCCATTGCACAAAACATAGAGGAACATTATCGTAAGCTGGAGAATATGTATCACGGGGCGCCCGTGAACGAATATTTTAAACCGAAACTCGCGATCGCAAAAGGTTCCTCCGAACTACGAATTCAAATTCGGGAGGATTTTTTTCACGCGGCGGGCGCGACCCATGGAGTCGTTTATTTCAAAGCTGCGGATGATGCGGCCTTTTTTGCGGCCAATTCGCTCGTAAAAGGAAATTTCGTTCTAACCTCCACGTTCAATTTGACTTTGCTCCGGCCGATTCAAACCGGAATTCTTCTCGCAAAAGGTTTGGTCGTTCAAAACGCAACGCATCAGATCATCGCCGAGGCTTCTCTTTGGGATGAGAGAGGAAGAGAAATAGGAAGGGGAATCGGAAATTTCGCAAAGAGTGCGATTCCTTTGACTCCGGAAATCGGTTATAAACTGTAGTCCGTTCCTTGGAAACACATTCAATTCATTGAATGTGTTGTTCCGAATCGAAGATCGCTCGCTCAATTTGTCGTAACGCAGCGTACGGAAAGTAAACTGCTTTTGTCGTTCGTAGCCATTTGCCCGTTTGCAAAGCTCAAAAGCATGGCGAACGTTTTGATGTTATCGAATGTCGTCGAAGTCCAATGTTGACCCGGTGTATTCGGGAAAACCGGATTGATTAGGGGTGCGGCCGGTTGTGCGTAATCCGCGAGACTTAGAAGTTCGTTCAGGTTGGGCAATCTCCAATCTGAACGTAATGCAAAATTCAGCGTTTCACAAAAGTTCCGGGCTCCGTTCCAATCTCGAGTGTTGACGACTCCTGCGCAGGCGGGGGCGATCAATCCGTCGACGCATTTCATCCAAAGAAGACCCGTATTGGAGTCGGCAACCGTTCCGTCTCCGTTATCCACGAATGCGGGCGGGGCAATCGGATTTCCGGAAACACAACGAAGATTGAGGATCGCGGCTTGGGTATTCGAATAAAAACCTAGGTTGGGAGCGTCGAAACGAATTACGGCATTGTTTCCAACGTTGAGAGGATCTAGGGTGTTGGTCCAGTAGCCTAAACCTGAAAACGTATTCGGGAATTGACCGTCGATATGCGGATTGTTCGTATAGTGAAGTAAGGAAGCAAGCTCTCTTAAAGTTGGAATTCTCCAATTCGTTTTTCCGGCATATCCTTTGCCGCCGTTGAGAGTGTTTAATTCCGTGCAACTTCCAGCCAAACCCGCGTTTGCGTTCGTCCAGCTAATCGAATTCGGAGCGCCGACAGAACAATTGGAACCCGATTGTCCTTGAACACAAGATTTCCATGTGAGACCGTGAAGCGTATCCAGAGTCGTATAATCGGTCGGGTACTTGCAGTGCTGCGTTGGCCCTACGAAATTTCTCGCATTGGGAACGTTATTGTATTCTCCGTCTTGACCGGTGCCTAGGCAAGGCGTGCTACCTCCAAGGGCGTTATAACAAGTGGTTTGTCCCGTATCGGCGACCGCGTTCGGATTGAAATTTGAAAATCCGGTCGGACATTCGTCTTCGGAGTTCTGATTATTTTGATTTTGCGAAGAGACAACCCCGATCATATATTGCAGCACTACGTAAGGCGGATCCGGTTTTTCGGGGGCTTTTACGCAGGAAAATAAAACCGCAAAAAAAAGAAGTATAAATCTCATGGCGTTGTCTCAAAATTCGATTTTGAAAATCATAGTTGAAAAAAAGAATATATTGATATTCTAATTCGTTTCGGAATCAATGCCGACTGCGAAACGTAGGCTATGGATTTCAATCCATCCTTCCTACTTGATTGATCGAATTTGAAAATCAATTTTTATGCGACAGAGTGTTCAGATTATAATACTTACCTGCTCTCAAGTTTTTCCGTGCCTCGAAAGAGAGGCTATTTTCTTCGGATCCTTCTTCCGAGAAAAATCGTAAGGAGAATGTTGTGTTAAAATAATCAAATTGAATTACGGCGGACTTGTGACGCAGATCGCGCTTGCCCCCATCGTTTTTACTACGCTGCCTACTTGTCCATTGTTGAAATTGATCGCCAAACTTTGCGAAAGCATGGCCGCTTCTTGATTCGTGGTCGAGGTCCAGAAAATGTTCGCGGGAAAATTCGGGAATGCAGCCGTTAGAATCGAAGGATTTCCTATGTTTACATAATCGACGATGCTTAACAATTCGTTGATGTTCGGAAGTCTCCAGTCGCTCCTTCCCGCTAATACTAACCCGTCGCAATTTGTAAGAGCGGAGTTCCGGTTTCCTACAAAGAGCACGCCGGCCGCACAGGCCGCGCCCGACATTCCCATCGGACATTTGGACCAAAGGAGATTGGTGTTTCGATCGGTGATCGTTCCGTTTCCGTTGTCTTGAAAGAAAGGAGCGGGCGTGGGATTGCCGGATACGCATCTTAGGAACACATTCGCATTCTTTACGAATGGCTGTATCGAGAATCCGGGATGGATAAAATCCACCACCCATGCCATCGTAGTATTCGGTCCATAATCGGTAATCGTTAGATAGAGGTTGCTTTGATCCGCATTGGGGAACTCCGTCGTTTCCATAAAAACCGGCGCGTTTCCGTAATTGACGATCGATAAAAGTTCGTTAACGGTCGGAATTCTCCAATTGGTTCTTCCTGCGTAACCGTTCCCCGTATTCTGCGCGTTGAGCGCGTTGCAAGACCCAACGCCGCCTAACGTGGCCGCATTCCAACTGATGACCGAAGCGGCTCCCGCGCACGCCGCACCCGTTTGCCCCTCGGGACAGGTTTTCCAAACCAGGCCGCGCAAATTGTCTAAGGTCGTATAATCCGTTGTATATAAAGAATGTTGCGTCGGTCCCGTGAAAGAGCGGATATTCGGAACATTGGTAAACTCCCCGTCTTGACCCGTTCCCGTGCACGCAGTGATCGCCCCCGCGTTGGTATAACAAGCGATTTGTCCCGTATCGCTGATGACGCTCGGGTTATAAGAAGGTGCAGGTGTTGTCGTTCCCGAGCCGTCGGAAGTTTCGTTTTGGATCGCTTGCGCGGTTAGATATTGAAGCAATTGAAACGGAGGATCGGGTTTGTCGGGCGGTTGAGCAATACAATATAAATTGAATATACAAAAAAAGGTTAAAAGTAATGCGCTCTTTTTCATAAAACCTCGATGCCGAATTTAAATTTCGTTAGAAAAGAAAAACCCCAAGTATGTCGTATCTACGTTGCTTTTCTTATTTTAAAACCGATAAAGCGGATAAAAAGATTTCAGGTTATAGTATGGGTTGTTAAATGAAGCGGGAGAGGCTTTCGAATGCTTTCGAATGGGAGAACTGTCCGGACTTTGCACACGCGGAAACGAAAAAATATTAGGAAAAAGAAATCGATCAAAGCGTATCTACGTAGATACTATCGTTTTTATCTAAGGTACGTTCGTAACGCAACGGACATATCCGCCGCTGGATTTATCCAAGAAGGAAGTGGAAAGACCGTCGAAAAATACGCTTATGGTTCTATCTTTTAGAAGAAGAAGGTGATTCGATGTTGTGGAAGTCCCAAAAAAGCCGGGATTCTATTCTGGAGTTTTTGTTCAATCTGTCATTGAACGGATACGTAGAGTCTCATTGAATCATTACTTAAATGGGATATTTGTAACACCAAAATCAAACGTTCGTTCTGCAACCGCCTTGCTTTCTCCTTCTTTCTTTCTGTTTGTTTAAAAAGGGGTTGAAGTTTCCGTTTCGCTCGTATAGAACAGGGTGAAATCTTTTTACTGCCGCAGGAATGATTCTAAAAGATCGTTGCGAGGTTTGTCTTTCTTAGCTTCTTTGAAAGTGTTTGTTTGACTTAACTATTTCGAATCAATACGCTACCGAAGAAAATTCGCATCTCGTTCTATAGGAATCACTCGATAGGGGAGTCTCTATGAAGAATAAATGGGTAGTGGTCGCAAATCGATCCGAAGCGAAAATTTTCGAGTATAAGGGATCAAAGAATGGTCTCGAACTTCTCGAAAGTATCGAAAATCCGAAAGGAAGAATGAGAAACCGTGAATTGATCGGAGTCTCCGGTCCCGCCAAAAGCGCCAAGGCGCAAAGGGTGGCTTATGACACTTCCTCCCTGCAAGAACCGAAACGAAAAGTTGCGGAATCCTTCGCCAGCCAGATCTCCGATGTGATCACTCAAGGAAGAAAGTCGAATCGTTTCCTCAGCCTCGTGCTCGTTTCCGAACCGAGATTTTTAGGAATGCTCTTGGACAAAATGGATCGAAAATCCCAGTCGATGATCTTTCATAAGATGGGAAAGGACATTCCTTCGACGAACAATCAGGAGATCCTAGAACACCTTCGAGGAATCCTCGTATAAAATCGGAATTTCATCGTCGATTCAAGTTCGAGGAAAATGCCTTTCGAGTTTCGGGAGGCATTTTTTTTCCCGATTCTTTCGTTTGAAATAAGACCTTTTCCAGTCGTAAAAAAATAGACAGAATCGTCCGTCTTCGGTTATCTAATTTTTTTTGATTTCATTTCGGATCTGAATCCGATATGGATCTGTTTGCGTTTATAAGATAGAAATTCGGAGATACTCATGGCCCAATCGCAAGGCAAATACGTCCTTTCCATCGATAGCGGAGGAAGCGGAATCCGCGCGTTTTTACTCGATCGCAAAGGGAAGATCGTCGAAAGACAATACGAAAAAACTCCTCCGAATATTCCCGAAGCCGGGGCTTTGGAACACGATCCGGAAGTTCTCTGGAAGGCTCTGACGTCTCTTCTGAAAAAAATCCAAAAGAACAAACAGATCGCGAAGGATATCGCAGCATTAGGAATTTGTAATCAACGCGGTTCCTTTCTTCTTTGGGAAAAGTCTTCCGGGAAACCTTTGACTCCGTTGATCAGCTGGGCCGACGTTCGTTCTTATAAAACCGCCGAATCGATGAACCGCAATCCGCTCTGGTTGTTCATCCGTTTTATTTCCACGATCATCGGAACGCTTACCAATCACCCGATGATGATCGCGACTTCGATGTTACGCTTTACCACGGATCACGCGACTTGCAGACTCAAATGGGTTTTGGACGGAAATCCCGAACTTAGACAAAGATGTAAAAAGGGAGAAGTTCTTTTCGGAACTTTGGATACG of Leptospira sanjuanensis contains these proteins:
- a CDS encoding host attachment protein, coding for MKNKWVVVANRSEAKIFEYKGSKNGLELLESIENPKGRMRNRELIGVSGPAKSAKAQRVAYDTSSLQEPKRKVAESFASQISDVITQGRKSNRFLSLVLVSEPRFLGMLLDKMDRKSQSMIFHKMGKDIPSTNNQEILEHLRGILV